The following are encoded together in the Chaetodon auriga isolate fChaAug3 chromosome 6, fChaAug3.hap1, whole genome shotgun sequence genome:
- the LOC143321584 gene encoding uncharacterized protein LOC143321584 yields MTYMFEERVNICRFWDPHSGIWLLLPLQWEMDVEFVKARVQRVMAALPGLVDQKEITAALRQCNYDPEEVISIYLTMFGEILLQASASRDHNYTDLNSFRALLERDRVIEDLRQKLQTKEKEVDNLFQRNSYLAREVRYLSEVVQHLNQKLAELEADQQEAREKIRSLLNRRTPAVPPMKTITKPAVEPDQLCQVSHLTRELNVSNKQLQSTVHQALTDMKKQLEQLKGAVGKLTLVEQEAAGEVEELRSLYRKEAVERKSLYNKLLELQGNIRVFCRCRKTRTSSSCVEKTDDQELVVVQRGGRKKFQFDKVFPQSSTQEDVFAGTLSVITSCVDGYNVCILAYGQTGSGKTYTMMGSKDDPGVNIRSVRELLRICAEKEKVNFTLKISMLEIYNESLNDLLTKNAATALDIRVQGKSVSVPGLTQIQVQTEADILNVMEMGEKNRKIASTKMNTQSSRSHLVVALEVEGSDEVSGLTSRGTLTLCDLAGSERISRTEAEGQRLVEAAAINKSLTALGQVFSALKCNALHIPFRNSKLTHLLQPCLSGDAKCCVFVNVSPDIEDVVETLSTLQFGSTIRQVSLGKATQNIVPAKNNKSVK; encoded by the exons ATGACCTACATGTTTGAG GAGCGGGTGAATATCTGCAGGTTCTGGGATCCTCATTCAGGcatctggctgctgctgcctctgcaatGGGAGATGGACGTCGAGTTCGTCAAAGCTCGAGTCCAACGAGTCATG GCCGCCCTGCCGGGTCTGGTGGACCAGAAGGAGatcactgcagctctcagaCAGTGTAACTACGACCCTGAAGAGGTCATCTCCATCTACCTCACCATGTTTGGAGAAATCCTCCTGCAGGCCTCTGCGAGCAGAGATCACAACTACACCGACCTCAACTCCTTCAG AGCCCTCCTGGAGCGGGACAGGGTCATCGAGGATCTGAGGCAGAAACTCCAGACCAAAGAGAAGGAGGTGGACAATCTCTTCCAGAGGAACAGCTACCTGGCAAGAGAAGTACGCTACCTAAGCGAAGTCGTCCAGCACCTGAACCAGAAGCTGGCCGAGCTTGAGGCTGACCAGCAGGAGGCACGGGAGAAGATCCGATCCCTCCTGAACCGCCGGACTCCTGCTGTCCCGCCTATGAAAACCATCACCAAGCCGGCTGTGGAACCCGACCAACTCTGCCAGGTGAGCCATCTGACCCGTGAGCTGAACGTCTCCAACAAGCAGCTTCAATCCACGGTCCACCAGGCGCTGACCGACATGAagaagcagctggagcagctgaagggtGCAGTGGGGAAGCTGACCCTGGTGGAGCAGGAGGCAgctggggaggtggaggagctgcgtTCCCTCTACAGGAAGGAGGCGGTGGAGAGGAAGAGTCTGTACAACAAGCTGTTGGAGCTGCAGGGAAACATCCGGGTGTTCTGCCGCTGCAGGAAGACCAGAACCTCCAGCTCCTGTGTGGAGAAAACCGATGACCAGGAGCTGGTGGTTGTCCAGAGGGGAGGCAGGAAGAAGTTCCAGTTTGATAAGGTCTTCCCTCAGAGCAGCACACAG gaggatGTGTTTGCAGGGACTCTGTCAGTGATAACTTCCTGTGTGGACGGATATAACGTCTGTATTCTGGCTTACGGACAAACCGGCTCAGGAAAGACCTACACCATGATGGGCAGCAAGGACGACCCTGGAGTCAACATCAG GTCTGTACGAGAGCTTCTACGAATCTGTGCGGAGAAAGAGAAGGTCAACTTCACGCTGAAG ATTTCAATGTTGGAGATTTATAATGAGAGTTTGAACGACCTTCTGACCAAAAACGCTGCCACTGCTCTGGACATCCGAGTCCAGGGGAAGTCAGTATCTGTCCCAGGACTGACCCAGATCCAGGTCCAGACCGAGGCTGACATCCTCAACGTCATGGAGATGggtgaaaagaacagaaagatCGCGTCGACCAAGATGAACACGCAGAG ctctcgGTCTCACCTGGTGGTGGCGCTGGAGGTGGAGGGCTCAGATGAAGTGTCTGGACTGACGTCCCGCGGGACGCTTACCTTGTGTGACCTTGCTGGGTCTGAACGAATCTCCAGGACCGAAGCTGAAGGTCAGAGGCTGGTGGAGGCAGCCGCCATCAATAAATCCCTGACAGCACTGGGACAG GTGTTCAGCGCTCTGAAGTGCAACGCCCTCCACATCCCGTTCAGGAACTCGAAACTCACCCACCTGCTGCAGCCCTGCCTCAGTGGAGACGCGAAG TGCTGCGTCTTCGTCAATGTGAGTCCAGACATTGAGGACGTGGTGGAGACACTCAGCACGCTGCAGTTTGGTTCCACCATTCGGCAGGTTTCCCTCGGAAAAGCGACGCAGAACATCGTACcagctaaaaacaacaagtcCGTCAAGTAG
- the LOC143321766 gene encoding uncharacterized protein LOC143321766: MGSGASVSEGSRPERPEATEDEPGRRRASTPAGRSDATLQADEDAAKPESSTVDIQSLKSVDRNVQMKEEEEEEEEEEEAPVTEAATEGGEVSLDFESFLHDNGTLYSCFSHHGNRVYVDESQNLQPFPEDWYSQGRFVNASSEVRLFMDTFTTNELNL, translated from the exons ATGGGCAGCGGAGCGTCCGTCAGTGAAGGATCCCGGCCGGAGAGGCCAGAAGCCACGGAGGATGAGCCTGGACGCCGCCGCGCCTCCACACCTGCAGGACGGAGCGACGCCACCCTGCAG GCCGATGAAGACGCAGCCAAGCCTGAAAGTTCCACTGTGGACATTCAGTCTTTAAAGAGTGTGGACAGAAACGTacagatgaaggaggaggaggaggaggaggaggaggaagaagaagctccagttact GAAGCTGCGACCGAAGGCGGAGAAGTTTCTCTGGACTTTGAGAGTTTCCTCCACGACAACGGGACGCTCTACAGCTGCTTCAGCCACCATGGAAACAGAGTTTATGTCGACGAGTCTCAG AACTTGCAGCCGTTCCCAGAGGACTGGTACAGTCAGGGACGCTTCGTCAACGCCAGCAGCGAGGTCCGTCTGTTTATGGATACTTTCACtacaaatgaactgaaccttTGA
- the znf277 gene encoding zinc finger protein 277 encodes MVVKMAACTGSKDGQDSILEPLCFPEQPASSTNAPSLQGPSAELLVCLFCPESVPLRQKDVLLKHLLLDHKLVIGDVRLIADLPKYMLYWRGRFLEQPLTDFCSVIKTNSSGPVEKQEDYFLLCDVLPEDRILRERLQQKRLEEVLEQQQLERDDSSFHHLCMFCSEEFTGNRSSLLNHMAREHSFSIGLPDNIVYCKQFLDTLQGKLDNLQCLYCEKTFRDKTTLKDHMRKKAHRRINASNRQYDRFYVINYLELGKTWEEVQSEDDRELVDDEDDDWSDWRAHPVSAVCLFCDHQSETMDQIYSHMKETHGFDLHQLRTELNLRFYQQVKLVNFIRRQIHQSRCYGCQETFECRDDVLRHLVAEGHVMTLPDASTWNQPQYYFPTYENDALLCTLSDSDEGESGEMSHIEDVPVIAEDMSELRALKQSSVLNQLLKSRGCSS; translated from the exons ATGGTAGTGAAGATGGCCGCCTGCACTGGGAGCAAAGACG GACAGGACAGCATACTGGAGCCGCTGTGCTTTCCAGAGCAGCCAGCCTCCAGCACCAATGCTCCCAGTCTGCAGGGTCCCAgcgcagagctgctggtgtgtctgttcTGTCCCGAGTCCGTCCCTCTGCGGCAGAAAGACGTCCTCCTcaaacacctgctgctggacCACAAGCTGGTCATCGGAGACGTCAGGCTCATCGCAGACCTCCCAAA GTACATGTTGTACTGGAGGGGCAGATTCTTGGAGCAGCCGCTCACAGATTTCTGCAGTGTGATCAAGACAAACTCCAGCGGCCCAGTGG AGAAACAGGAGGACTACTTCCTGCTGTGCGACGTCCTTCCAGAGGACAGAATCCTCCGAGAGAGACTCCAGCAGAAGCGTctg gaggaggtgctggagcagcagcagttggagCGAGACGACAGCAGCTTCCACCATCTGTGCATGTTCTGCAGTGAAGAGTTCACAGGAAACAG GTCGTCTCTGCTGAACCACATGGCCAGAGAACATTCCTTCAGCATCGGACTGCCCGACAACATCGTCTACTGCAAACAGTTTCTGGACACTCTGCAGGGCAAACTAGACAA TCTCCAGTGTTTGTACTGCGAGAAGACCTTCAGAGACAAAACCACGCTGAAGGATCACATGAGGAAGAAAGCTCACCGCCGCATCAACGCCAGCAACCGCCAATACGACCGCTTCTACGTCATCAACTACCTG gaACTGGGGAAGACCTGGGAGGAAGTGCAGAGCGAGGATGACCGTGAGCTGGTAGACGATGAAGATGA TGATTGGTCGGACTGGCGGGCTCATCCGGTCTCTGCcgtgtgtttgttctgtgacCACCAGTCAGAGACAATGGACCAGATCTACTCACACATGAAG gaaacaCATGGCTTTGATCTCCATCAGCTGAGGACAGAACTCA atcTCAGGTTCTACCAGCAGGTGAAACTGGTGAACTTCATCCGGCGGCAGATCCACCAGAGTCGCTGCTACGGCTGCCAGGAGACATTTGAGTGCAGAGACGACGTCCTGCGTCACCTGGTGGCTGaaggtcatgtgatgacactGCCGGACGCGTCCACCTGGAACCAACCGCA GTATTACTTCCCCACGTACGAGAACGACGCCCTCCTGTGCACGCTGTCGGACAGCGACGAAGGTGAAAGCGGCGAGATGAGTCACATCGAGGACGTCCCGGTTATCGCGGAGGACATGTCCGAGCTCAGAgcgctgaagcagagcagcgtcctcaaccagctgctgaagagcagaggctgcagcagctaa